From Watersipora subatra chromosome 8, tzWatSuba1.1, whole genome shotgun sequence, a single genomic window includes:
- the LOC137401562 gene encoding uncharacterized protein, with amino-acid sequence MVRVIKKSSLKCVEATPVYKSSTPMHEGATPMHEGLNKETFLFLVDRRLGWVHFLAPSTLEIEPIRLDGSSPYRSISPPLWRIGSDYYDPPRLYNQQSALKDGSYQNSFEYRNATDIHNDPENQFCNTSVNSAAGQQAAGHQAAGHSGRTRCPPCQLTPELYQEALRLQKKRKINNVHKYFFPSAFSHKVLKPKKQNVHLETWLYRVSKVEAIKKGETLRCLIKCINGRAMDTQLQSAFNHVNEYQGEKKKISKMSNCTPHSQQENMVSRNSLRHQFVWKVSEIESSNAHPPCKKAKRSFSNPSVVLPKGLSPSSIFPSSKTNNQSCTKRFPKLSRQSQPLSDRFRTHKQGSTTSLMKKSRKQVLILSKYMRTQNIASRVEKLNFAKKCLSTDRKTSATLSSSHAALAGSHENTVCHTELSPKPDSNVCLKWKSIRDSLIRWRQKKSAFVASNSSPADIKTPAQPQPCKLDGKSLGKSCGVSLPKHEKISSDVLREAQEMLAKHQLSPGVISKPTDIAERHSTVSVTNVLHVPQEVSSQASSHMPTTISNVISSPSTKTEVCPSTTPHHLYIHTSCTPKITGGNHFVNTVVNTLTQSNASQRSVPKCDNFSSSPATLPTSSLQMDIRSSHAPATKESAASSRPQIVHSPRKLPPEIAIAANLSSKVAKITMMQTPFSQSICVPAVNDSVMGNKSTKLNRLSHSFTHIQDGKYYLVGQPVVKVLKIPERFSDMQQATWRCICNDSQYGLSTTESDSVTSHNRQTLVSPSARALNSSSVINTLMPSILRKPLPVQSQSACSTVVSTDNLSPTSQLEDHSRQLHQPTTAKSATRPCCTASDGGGDDDDDILQA; translated from the exons ATGGTGAGAGTCATAAAGAAATCCTCTTTAAAG TGTGTTGAAGCAACTCCTGTATATAAGAGTTCAACTCCTATGCATGAGGGTGCAACTCCTATGCATGAGGGTTTAAACAAAGAAACGTTCTTGTTTTTGGTGGACAGGCGTTTAGGCTGGGTTCATTTCCTAGCGCCAA GCACATTAGAGATTGAGCCCATCAGGCTAGATGGCAGCTCTCCTTATCGTAGCATTTCACCTCCACTGTGGAGGATTGGAAGCGATTACTATGATCCACCTAGACTTTACAATCAACAGAGTGCCTTGAAGGACGGTTCATATCAGAATTCGTTTGAATACAGAAATGCTACAG ATATTCACAATGACCCTGAAAATCAGTTTTGCAATACCTCAGTGAATTCGGCAGCTGGTCAACAGGCAGCAGGTCACCAGGCAGCAGGTCATTCAGGCAGAACTCGCTGTCCACCTTGTCAACTCACTCCGGAACTTTATCAGGAAGCTTTAAGGCTGcaaaaaaaaaggaaaataaacaatgtgcacaaatatttttttccttCAGCATTCTCTCATAAGGTGTTGAAACCGAAAAAACAAAATGTTCATTTAGAGACTTGGCTTTATCGAGTATCCAAGGTTGAAGCAATTAAGAAAGGAGAAACTTTGAGATGTCTGATTAAGTGCATTAATGGTCGTGCCATGGACACCCAGTTGCAATCAGCATTTAATCACGTCAATGAGTATCAAggagaaaagaaaaaaataagtaaaatgtCTAATTGCACTCCACACAGTCAGCAAGAAAATATGGTTTCTCGAAACTCCCTCAGACATCAATTTGTCTGGAAAGTCTCAGAAATAGAATCTTCAAATGCACATCCGCCATGCAAAAAAGCAAAACGCAGCTTTTCAAATCCTTCTGTTGTATTGCCTAAAGGCCTATCCCCATCAAGTATATTCCCATCGAGTAAAACAAACAACCAGAGTTGCACAAAACGATTTCCTAAGTTGTCTCGACAATCCCAGCCTTTATCTGATCGTTTTCGGACTCATAAGCAAGGATCTACTACATCTTTAATGAAAAAATCACGAAAACAAGTATTGATTTTATCTAAATATATGCGTACGCAAAACATTGCTTCAAGAGTTGAAAAACTGAACTTTGCAAAGAAATGTTTAAGCACTGATCGGAAGACTTCTGCAACCCTTTCATCATCTCATGCTGCATTGGCTGGATCACATGAAAATACCGTATGCCACACTGAACTTTCTCCAAAACCGGATTCGAATGTTTGTCTTAAATGGAAAAGCATTCGAGACAGTCTTATTCGCTGGCGACAAAAAAAAAGTGCATTTGTTGCTTCAAACAGTTCTCCAGCTGATATTAAAACTCCTGCACAGCCACAACCCTGTAAGTTAGATGGAAAATCTCTTGGTAAGAG TTGTGGTGTTTCATTGCCTAAACATGAAAAGATCAGTTCAGATGTTTTACGGGAAGCTCAAGAGATGTTGGCTAAGCACCAGTTGTCGCCAG GTGTTATCTCCAAGCCTACAGATATTGCGGAACGTCATTCCACAGTTTCTGTTACCAATGTGTTACATGTACCACAAGAGGTTTCTTCTCAAGCATCCTCCCATATGCCTACAACTATTAGCAATGTCATCAGTTCTCCAAGCACAAAAACTGAAGTTTGTCCTTCTACAACTCCGCATCATTTGTATATTCACACTTCTTGTACACCAAAGATTACTGGAGGGAACCACTTTGTTAACACTGTTGTTAACACTTTAACACAGTCGAATGCTTCTCAGAGAAGTGTACCCAAGTGTGATAATTTCTCTAGTTCTCCGGCAACATTGCCTACATCCTCATTGCAAATGGATATACGCTCATCTCATGCACCAGCAACTAAAGAAAGTGCTGCCAGTAGTCGTCCACAGATTGTTCACTCACCTCGTAAACTGCCACCAGAAATTGCCATCGCTGCTAATCTTTCATCAAAAGTTGCAAAAATCACCATGATGCAAACGCCGTTCTCTCAATCGATTTGTGTACCAGCAGTTAACGATAGTGTAATGGGTAATAAATCAACTAAATTGAATCGACTCTCACACTCGTTTACACACATTCAAGATGGAAAATATTACCTAGTCGGCCAGCCTGTTGTCAAGGTTCTCAAAATTCCTGAGAGGTTTTCTGACATGCAGCAAGCAACTTGGCGCTGCATTTGTAATGATTCTCAATACGGGCTCTCAACTACTGAAAGTGACTCAGTGACATCACATAACAGACAGACTCTTGTGTCTCCAAGTGCCAGAGCTTTGAATTCTAGTTCGGTCATTAACACACTGATGCCTTCCATACTTCGTAAGCCATTGCCAGTACAATCTCAGTCTGCTTGTTCAACTGTAGTTTCAACAGACAATTTATCTCCCACATCTCAACTGGAAGATCATTCACGGCAGCTTCATCAG CCTACGACAGCGAAATCAGCTACACGCCCTTGCTGTACTGCCTCGGATGGTGGtggtgatgatgatgatgatatcCTTCAAGCCTAG